Proteins from a single region of Punica granatum isolate Tunisia-2019 chromosome 8, ASM765513v2, whole genome shotgun sequence:
- the LOC116188665 gene encoding protein ANTAGONIST OF LIKE HETEROCHROMATIN PROTEIN 1-like: protein MGIYLALEIVAAEEDVPRNIPCRTSRLQGRYYIEEVLGNDTRCYENFRMNPHVFHNLCDTLRANCGIRNSRNGMTVDEMVGMFLMVVAHSTRLAVVAERFQHSKETVSRVIKVIAHGIHSLSPTYIRRRNVDVQLEIQSCRKWYPFFQNCIGAIDGTHVSACVPSSVRGAYRDRNNEITQNALSACSHDMMFTYVVTGWEGSAHDSRILSDAVTL, encoded by the exons ATGGGGATTTATCTGGCGCTGGAGATTGTGGCGGCCGAAGAAGATGTCCCGCGCAACATTCCTTGTCGAACCTCACGTCTACAAGGCAGATATTACATAGAGGAAGTTCTTGGCAATGACACAAGGTGTTATGAGAATTTCAGGATGAACCCTCACGTATTTCATAACCTGTGCGATACGCTAAGAGCAAACTGTGGAATCAGAAATAGCAGGAATGGTATGACCGTCGATGAGATGGTCGGCATGTTCTTAATGGTAGTTGCACATAGTACTCGCTTGGCCGTGGTTGCCGAACGATTTCAGCATTCTAAGGAGACGGTGTCACGAGTCATCAAGGTAATAGCTCATGGAATTCATTCGTTGTCACCAACGTATATAAGACGGAGGAACGTTGATGTGCAGCTAGAAATTCAGAGTTGCCGAAAATGGTACCCATTCTTTCAG AATTGCATTGGAGCAATCGATGGGACCCATGTGTCTGCTTGTGTTCCATCATCGGTGAGAGGCGCGTATCGCGATCGGAATAACGAGATTACGCAAAATGCACTCTCCGCTTGTTCGCATGACATGATGTTCACTTATGTCGTCACTGGATGGGAGGGCTCCGCTCATGactctcgaattttgtccgaTGCCGTTACATTATAA
- the LOC116189068 gene encoding oligouridylate-binding protein 1-like has product MQQQRLKQPAMMQQSLYHPGLLAAPQIEPILSGNLPPGFDSSTCRSVYVGNIHPQVTEPLLQEVFSSNGPIEGCKLIRKEKSSYGFVDFFDRRCAALAIVTLNGRHLFGQPIKVNWAYASSQREDTSGHFNIFVGDLSPEVTDATLFACFSVYSSCSDARVMWDQKTGRSRGFGFVSFRNQQDAQSAINDLNGKWLGSRQIRCNWATKGANNNDDKQSSDSKSVVELTAGTSDDGQEKSNEDAPENNPLYRTVYVGNLAPEVTNAELHRHFHALGTGAIEDVRVQRDKGFGFVRYSTHAEAALAIQMGNARILCGKPIKCSWGNKPTPPGVCSNPLPPPVAAHFPGFTASELAAAYERQMVLSKMALMHHHHPQAGLKQAPPLGMGAAGASGAIYEGGFPSVATTQQLMYY; this is encoded by the exons ATGCAGCAGCAGAGACTTAAGCAGCCAGCGATGATGCAGCAGTCGCTGTACCATCCCGGTCTGCTCGCTGCTCCTCAG ATAGAGCCTATCTTGAGTGGAAATCTGCCTCCTGGGTTTGATTCGAGTACATGCCGCAGCGT GTACGTGGGGAATATTCATCCACAGGTCACAGAACCCCTTCTTCAAGAGGTTTTCTCAAGTAACGGGCCTATTGAAGGTTGCAAGCtcattagaaaagaaaag TCATCATATGGTTTTGTGGACTTTTTCGATCGAAGATGTGCCGCTTTGGCTATTGTGACACTAAATGGAAGGCATTT GTTTGGCCAGCCCATCAAAGTTAACTGGGCATATGCCAGTAGCCAGAGAGAAGACACATCAG GGCACTTTAATATATTTGTTGGTGATTTAAGCCCTGAGGTTACAGATGCAACACTGTTTGCGTGCTTCTCTGTCTATTCTAGCTGTTC TGATGCAAGGGTCATGTGGGATCAAAAGACGGGTCGTTCCAGGGGCTTTGGCTTTGTTTCTTTTAGGAACCAGCAG GATGCTCAGAGTGCCATAAATGACTTGAATG GAAAATGGCTGGGAAGTCGGCAGATAAGATGTAACTGGGCTACCAAAGGTGCTAATAACAACGATGATAAGCAGAGCTCAGACTCAAAAAGTGTTGTGGAGCTAACTGCTGGAACATCAG ATGACGGTCAAGAGAAGTCTAATGAAGATGCTCCAGAGAACAACCCCCTATACAGAACTGTTTATGTTGGCAATCTTGCTCCAGAG GTCACTAATGCTGAGTTGCATCGGCATTTTCATGCACTCGGTACTGGGGCCATCGAAGATGTTAGGGTGCAACGTGACAAGGGCTTTGGTTTTGTTAGATACAGCACCCATGCTGAAGCTGCTCTAGCTATCCAGATGGGGAATGCTCGAATTCTCTGCGGTAAACCAATCAAG TGTTCCTGGGGGAACAAACCAACACCACCAGGGGTTTGCTCGAACCCTCTCCCTCCGCCGGTTGCAGCCCACTTCCCGGGCTTCACTGCATCTGAATTAGCTGCCGCATATGAGCGGCAGATGGTCCTGAGCAAGATGGCCCTGATGCATCATCACCACCCTCAGGCAGGCCTCAAGCAGGCGCCCCCCCTGGGAATGGGTGCTGCCGGAGCCAGCGGGGCTATTTACGAAGGGGGTTTCCCGAGTGTCGCGACCACCCAACAGCTCATGTATTATTAG